The Vespa velutina chromosome 22, iVesVel2.1, whole genome shotgun sequence genome includes a window with the following:
- the LOC124956407 gene encoding armadillo segment polarity protein isoform X2 codes for MSYQMSSNQSRPMSHGNYQGPGDLPMGSAKEQTLLWQQNSYIADSGIHSGTVTQAPSLSGKEDDEMEGDPLMFDLDQGFAQGFTQDQVDEMNQQLSHTRSQRVRAAMFPETLEEGIEIPSTQFDPAQPTAVQRLAEPSQMLKHAVVNLINYQDDADLATRAIPELIKLLNDEDQVVVSQAAMMVHQLSKKEASRHAIMNSSQMVAALVRAISNSDDLESTKAAVGTLHNLSHHRQGLLAIFKSGGIPALVKLLSSPMESVLFYAITTLHNLLLHQDGSKMAVRLAGGLQKMVALLQRNNVKFLAIVTDCLQILAYGNQESKLIILASQGPIELVRIMRSYDYEKLLWTTSRILKVLSVCPSNKPAIVEAGGMQALAMHLGNPSQRFVQNCLWTLRNLSDAGTKVDGLEGLLQSLVQVLGSTDVNVVTCAAGILSNLTCNNQRNKVTVCQVGGVDALVRTIINAGDREEITEPAVCALRHLTSRHGEAEMAQNSVRLNYGIQIIVKLLNPPSRWPLAKAVIGLIRNLALCPANHGPLRDHGAIHHLVRLLMRAYQTTQRQRTSVAITGNQQAPATYADGVRMEEIVEGTVGALHILARESHNRVIIRSQNVIPIFVQLLFNEIENIQRVAAGVLCELAADKEGAEMIEHEGATAALTELLHSRNEGVATYAAAVLFRMSEDKPQEYKKRLSMELTNSLLREDTNLWNNADFGMGPDLQDMLGPDHGYDGMYGQGPPSVHSSHGGRGYQPQGYDQIPIDSMQGLEIGGGSTYGAMDTMDVAHEGDLSFDHLEELPAPPQDNNQVAAWYDTDL; via the exons ATGAGTTATCAAATGTCATCTAACCAATCCAGACCAA tGTCCCACGGAAATTATCAGGGCCCGGGTGATCTACCCATGGGGTCGGCCAAAGAACAAACATTGCTGTGGCAGCAAAACTCTTACATAGCTGACTCGGGTATACATTCTGGGACAGTAACACAGGCACCGTCTCTGTCTGGTAAGGAGGATGACGAAATGGAAGGAGATCCATTGATGTTTGACTTGGATCAAGGTTTTGCTCAAGGATTTACTCAGGATCAAGTTGATG aaaTGAATCAACAATTAAGTCACACTCGATCACAGAGAGTCCGTGCTGCCATGTTTCCGGAAACATTGGAGGAAGGTATAGAAATACCTTCTACTCAATTTGATCCAGCACAGCCTACTGCAGTACAACGATTGGCAGAACCAAGTCAAATGTTGAAACATGCCGtggttaatttaataaattatcaagaCGACGCGGATCTAGCTACACGTGCAATACcagaattaattaaacttttaaacGACGAGGATCAAGTTGTGGTTTCACAGGCGGCCATGATGGTCCATCAACTCTCCAAAAAAGAGGCATCGCGTCACGCTATTATGAATAGCTCTCAAATGGTGGCTGCTTTGGTGCGTGCGATTTCTAACAGCGATGATCTAGAATCGACAAAAGCAGCTGTTGGAACGTTGCACAATTTGTCGCATCACAGGCAAGGTCTTCTAGCCATATTCAAAAGTGGTGGTATTCCTGCACTCGTAAAGCTCCTGAGTTCACCAATGGAGTCCGTGCTATTTTACGCTATTACAACGTTACACAATTTACTCCTACATCAGGATGGCTCGAAGATGGCAGTACGACTTGCTGGTGGTTTACAAAAAATGGTGGCGCTActtcaaagaaataatgtaaaatttctaGCTATAGTAACCGACTGTCTTCAAATACTTGCATATGGCAATCAAGAAAGCAAATTGATTATACTTGCTTCTCAAGGACCGATAGAATTAGTACGCATAATGCGTTCCTACGATTATGAGAAGTTATTATGGACAACGTCTAGAATTTTAAaag TGTTATCCGTATGTCCTAGTAATAAGCCAGCGATCGTGGAAGCAGGTGGTATGCAAGCTTTAGCAATGCATCTCGGGAATCCGAGTCAAAGATTCGTACAAAATTGTCTATGGACATTACGAAATTTATCGGATGCTGGTACCAAAGTCGATGGACTCGAAGGTTTACTTCAAAGTCTCGTACAAGTTCTTGGTTCTACGGATGTTAACGTTGTCACGTGCGCAGCAGGAATCTTATCCAATCTTACTTGTAATAATCAACGGAACAAA GTTACGGTATGTCAAGTTGGAGGCGTTGATGCTCTTGTACGCACAATTATTAATGCCGGGGATCGTGAAGAAATAACAGAACCAGCAGTTTGCGCTTTGCGTCACTTAACTTCACGCCATGGTGAAGCAGAAATGGCACAGAACTCGGTCCGTTTGAATTACGGAATtcaaataatagtaaaattgCTAAATCCTCCTTCACGCTGGCCACTTGCGAAAGCGGTGATTGGCCTAATACGTAATCTTGCGCTTTGTCCTGCAAATCATGGGCCACTTCGGGATCACGGAGCGATTCATCATCTGGTTAGGCTTTTGATGCGTGCTTACCAGACAACGCAACGG cAGCGAACGTCAGTGGCCATTACTGGTAATCAACAGGCACCAGCGACGTATGCGGATGGAGTGCGTATGGAGGAAATAGTCGAAGGCACTGTTGGAGCTCTTCACATTCTTGCAAGAGAATCGCACAATAGGGTCATTATCCGATCGCAGAATGTAATTCCGATATTCGTGCAG CTGTTATTCAAtgagattgaaaatattcaacgCGTAGCAGCCGGCGTACTTTGCGAATTAGCAGCTGATAAAGAAGGTGCAGAAATGATCGAACATGAAGGTGCCACGGCTGCACTTACGGAATTACTGCACTCCAGAAACGAAGGCGTAGCAACGTATGCAGCGGCCGTATTATTCCGTATGAGCGAGGACAAACCTCAAGAGTACAAGAAACGGCTCTCTATGGAATTAACGAATTCATTGTTACGCGAGGATACGAATTTGTGGAACAATGCTGATTTCGGCATGGGCCCAGATCTACAG GACATGCTTGGCCCTGATCATGGCTATGATGGTATGTATGGACAAGGACCTCCTAGCGTACACAGCAGCCATGGCGGTCGTGGTTATCAACCACAAG GTTATGACCAGATACCAATAGATTCCATGCAAGGATTAGAAATAGGCGGAGGATCGACATACGGTGCAATGGACACTATGGATGTGGCGCACGAAGGTGACCTGAGTTTCGATCATTTGGAAGAGCTTCCAGCGCCGCCCCAAGATAATAACCAGGTTGCAGCTTGGTATGACACTGATCTTTGA
- the LOC124956407 gene encoding armadillo segment polarity protein isoform X4, with product MSYQMSSNQSRPMSHGNYQGPGDLPMGSAKEQTLLWQQNSYIADSGIHSGTVTQAPSLSGKEDDEMEGDPLMFDLDQGFAQGFTQDQVDEMNQQLSHTRSQRVRAAMFPETLEEGIEIPSTQFDPAQPTAVQRLAEPSQMLKHAVVNLINYQDDADLATRAIPELIKLLNDEDQVVVSQAAMMVHQLSKKEASRHAIMNSSQMVAALVRAISNSDDLESTKAAVGTLHNLSHHRQGLLAIFKSGGIPALVKLLSSPMESVLFYAITTLHNLLLHQDGSKMAVRLAGGLQKMVALLQRNNVKFLAIVTDCLQILAYGNQESKLIILASQGPIELVRIMRSYDYEKLLWTTSRILKVLSVCPSNKPAIVEAGGMQALAMHLGNPSQRFVQNCLWTLRNLSDAGTKVDGLEGLLQSLVQVLGSTDVNVVTCAAGILSNLTCNNQRNKVTVCQVGGVDALVRTIINAGDREEITEPAVCALRHLTSRHGEAEMAQNSVRLNYGIQIIVKLLNPPSRWPLAKAVIGLIRNLALCPANHGPLRDHGAIHHLVRLLMRAYQTTQRQRTSVAITGNQQAPATYADGVRMEEIVEGTVGALHILARESHNRVIIRSQNVIPIFVQLLFNEIENIQRVAAGVLCELAADKEGAEMIEHEGATAALTELLHSRNEGVATYAAAVLFRMSEDKPQEYKKRLSMELTNSLLREDTNLWNNADFGMGPDLQVMTRYQ from the exons ATGAGTTATCAAATGTCATCTAACCAATCCAGACCAA tGTCCCACGGAAATTATCAGGGCCCGGGTGATCTACCCATGGGGTCGGCCAAAGAACAAACATTGCTGTGGCAGCAAAACTCTTACATAGCTGACTCGGGTATACATTCTGGGACAGTAACACAGGCACCGTCTCTGTCTGGTAAGGAGGATGACGAAATGGAAGGAGATCCATTGATGTTTGACTTGGATCAAGGTTTTGCTCAAGGATTTACTCAGGATCAAGTTGATG aaaTGAATCAACAATTAAGTCACACTCGATCACAGAGAGTCCGTGCTGCCATGTTTCCGGAAACATTGGAGGAAGGTATAGAAATACCTTCTACTCAATTTGATCCAGCACAGCCTACTGCAGTACAACGATTGGCAGAACCAAGTCAAATGTTGAAACATGCCGtggttaatttaataaattatcaagaCGACGCGGATCTAGCTACACGTGCAATACcagaattaattaaacttttaaacGACGAGGATCAAGTTGTGGTTTCACAGGCGGCCATGATGGTCCATCAACTCTCCAAAAAAGAGGCATCGCGTCACGCTATTATGAATAGCTCTCAAATGGTGGCTGCTTTGGTGCGTGCGATTTCTAACAGCGATGATCTAGAATCGACAAAAGCAGCTGTTGGAACGTTGCACAATTTGTCGCATCACAGGCAAGGTCTTCTAGCCATATTCAAAAGTGGTGGTATTCCTGCACTCGTAAAGCTCCTGAGTTCACCAATGGAGTCCGTGCTATTTTACGCTATTACAACGTTACACAATTTACTCCTACATCAGGATGGCTCGAAGATGGCAGTACGACTTGCTGGTGGTTTACAAAAAATGGTGGCGCTActtcaaagaaataatgtaaaatttctaGCTATAGTAACCGACTGTCTTCAAATACTTGCATATGGCAATCAAGAAAGCAAATTGATTATACTTGCTTCTCAAGGACCGATAGAATTAGTACGCATAATGCGTTCCTACGATTATGAGAAGTTATTATGGACAACGTCTAGAATTTTAAaag TGTTATCCGTATGTCCTAGTAATAAGCCAGCGATCGTGGAAGCAGGTGGTATGCAAGCTTTAGCAATGCATCTCGGGAATCCGAGTCAAAGATTCGTACAAAATTGTCTATGGACATTACGAAATTTATCGGATGCTGGTACCAAAGTCGATGGACTCGAAGGTTTACTTCAAAGTCTCGTACAAGTTCTTGGTTCTACGGATGTTAACGTTGTCACGTGCGCAGCAGGAATCTTATCCAATCTTACTTGTAATAATCAACGGAACAAA GTTACGGTATGTCAAGTTGGAGGCGTTGATGCTCTTGTACGCACAATTATTAATGCCGGGGATCGTGAAGAAATAACAGAACCAGCAGTTTGCGCTTTGCGTCACTTAACTTCACGCCATGGTGAAGCAGAAATGGCACAGAACTCGGTCCGTTTGAATTACGGAATtcaaataatagtaaaattgCTAAATCCTCCTTCACGCTGGCCACTTGCGAAAGCGGTGATTGGCCTAATACGTAATCTTGCGCTTTGTCCTGCAAATCATGGGCCACTTCGGGATCACGGAGCGATTCATCATCTGGTTAGGCTTTTGATGCGTGCTTACCAGACAACGCAACGG cAGCGAACGTCAGTGGCCATTACTGGTAATCAACAGGCACCAGCGACGTATGCGGATGGAGTGCGTATGGAGGAAATAGTCGAAGGCACTGTTGGAGCTCTTCACATTCTTGCAAGAGAATCGCACAATAGGGTCATTATCCGATCGCAGAATGTAATTCCGATATTCGTGCAG CTGTTATTCAAtgagattgaaaatattcaacgCGTAGCAGCCGGCGTACTTTGCGAATTAGCAGCTGATAAAGAAGGTGCAGAAATGATCGAACATGAAGGTGCCACGGCTGCACTTACGGAATTACTGCACTCCAGAAACGAAGGCGTAGCAACGTATGCAGCGGCCGTATTATTCCGTATGAGCGAGGACAAACCTCAAGAGTACAAGAAACGGCTCTCTATGGAATTAACGAATTCATTGTTACGCGAGGATACGAATTTGTGGAACAATGCTGATTTCGGCATGGGCCCAGATCTACAG GTTATGACCAGATACCAATAG
- the LOC124956407 gene encoding armadillo segment polarity protein isoform X1, giving the protein MSYQMSSNQSRPMSHGNYQGPGDLPMGSAKEQTLLWQQNSYIADSGIHSGTVTQAPSLSGKEDDEMEGDPLMFDLDQGFAQGFTQDQVDEMNQQLSHTRSQRVRAAMFPETLEEGIEIPSTQFDPAQPTAVQRLAEPSQMLKHAVVNLINYQDDADLATRAIPELIKLLNDEDQVVVSQAAMMVHQLSKKEASRHAIMNSSQMVAALVRAISNSDDLESTKAAVGTLHNLSHHRQGLLAIFKSGGIPALVKLLSSPMESVLFYAITTLHNLLLHQDGSKMAVRLAGGLQKMVALLQRNNVKFLAIVTDCLQILAYGNQESKLIILASQGPIELVRIMRSYDYEKLLWTTSRILKVLSVCPSNKPAIVEAGGMQALAMHLGNPSQRFVQNCLWTLRNLSDAGTKVDGLEGLLQSLVQVLGSTDVNVVTCAAGILSNLTCNNQRNKVTVCQVGGVDALVRTIINAGDREEITEPAVCALRHLTSRHGEAEMAQNSVRLNYGIQIIVKLLNPPSRWPLAKAVIGLIRNLALCPANHGPLRDHGAIHHLVRLLMRAYQTTQRQRTSVAITGNQQAPATYADGVRMEEIVEGTVGALHILARESHNRVIIRSQNVIPIFVQLLFNEIENIQRVAAGVLCELAADKEGAEMIEHEGATAALTELLHSRNEGVATYAAAVLFRMSEDKPQEYKKRLSMELTNSLLREDTNLWNNADFGMGPDLQLPNLQDMLGPDHGYDGMYGQGPPSVHSSHGGRGYQPQGYDQIPIDSMQGLEIGGGSTYGAMDTMDVAHEGDLSFDHLEELPAPPQDNNQVAAWYDTDL; this is encoded by the exons ATGAGTTATCAAATGTCATCTAACCAATCCAGACCAA tGTCCCACGGAAATTATCAGGGCCCGGGTGATCTACCCATGGGGTCGGCCAAAGAACAAACATTGCTGTGGCAGCAAAACTCTTACATAGCTGACTCGGGTATACATTCTGGGACAGTAACACAGGCACCGTCTCTGTCTGGTAAGGAGGATGACGAAATGGAAGGAGATCCATTGATGTTTGACTTGGATCAAGGTTTTGCTCAAGGATTTACTCAGGATCAAGTTGATG aaaTGAATCAACAATTAAGTCACACTCGATCACAGAGAGTCCGTGCTGCCATGTTTCCGGAAACATTGGAGGAAGGTATAGAAATACCTTCTACTCAATTTGATCCAGCACAGCCTACTGCAGTACAACGATTGGCAGAACCAAGTCAAATGTTGAAACATGCCGtggttaatttaataaattatcaagaCGACGCGGATCTAGCTACACGTGCAATACcagaattaattaaacttttaaacGACGAGGATCAAGTTGTGGTTTCACAGGCGGCCATGATGGTCCATCAACTCTCCAAAAAAGAGGCATCGCGTCACGCTATTATGAATAGCTCTCAAATGGTGGCTGCTTTGGTGCGTGCGATTTCTAACAGCGATGATCTAGAATCGACAAAAGCAGCTGTTGGAACGTTGCACAATTTGTCGCATCACAGGCAAGGTCTTCTAGCCATATTCAAAAGTGGTGGTATTCCTGCACTCGTAAAGCTCCTGAGTTCACCAATGGAGTCCGTGCTATTTTACGCTATTACAACGTTACACAATTTACTCCTACATCAGGATGGCTCGAAGATGGCAGTACGACTTGCTGGTGGTTTACAAAAAATGGTGGCGCTActtcaaagaaataatgtaaaatttctaGCTATAGTAACCGACTGTCTTCAAATACTTGCATATGGCAATCAAGAAAGCAAATTGATTATACTTGCTTCTCAAGGACCGATAGAATTAGTACGCATAATGCGTTCCTACGATTATGAGAAGTTATTATGGACAACGTCTAGAATTTTAAaag TGTTATCCGTATGTCCTAGTAATAAGCCAGCGATCGTGGAAGCAGGTGGTATGCAAGCTTTAGCAATGCATCTCGGGAATCCGAGTCAAAGATTCGTACAAAATTGTCTATGGACATTACGAAATTTATCGGATGCTGGTACCAAAGTCGATGGACTCGAAGGTTTACTTCAAAGTCTCGTACAAGTTCTTGGTTCTACGGATGTTAACGTTGTCACGTGCGCAGCAGGAATCTTATCCAATCTTACTTGTAATAATCAACGGAACAAA GTTACGGTATGTCAAGTTGGAGGCGTTGATGCTCTTGTACGCACAATTATTAATGCCGGGGATCGTGAAGAAATAACAGAACCAGCAGTTTGCGCTTTGCGTCACTTAACTTCACGCCATGGTGAAGCAGAAATGGCACAGAACTCGGTCCGTTTGAATTACGGAATtcaaataatagtaaaattgCTAAATCCTCCTTCACGCTGGCCACTTGCGAAAGCGGTGATTGGCCTAATACGTAATCTTGCGCTTTGTCCTGCAAATCATGGGCCACTTCGGGATCACGGAGCGATTCATCATCTGGTTAGGCTTTTGATGCGTGCTTACCAGACAACGCAACGG cAGCGAACGTCAGTGGCCATTACTGGTAATCAACAGGCACCAGCGACGTATGCGGATGGAGTGCGTATGGAGGAAATAGTCGAAGGCACTGTTGGAGCTCTTCACATTCTTGCAAGAGAATCGCACAATAGGGTCATTATCCGATCGCAGAATGTAATTCCGATATTCGTGCAG CTGTTATTCAAtgagattgaaaatattcaacgCGTAGCAGCCGGCGTACTTTGCGAATTAGCAGCTGATAAAGAAGGTGCAGAAATGATCGAACATGAAGGTGCCACGGCTGCACTTACGGAATTACTGCACTCCAGAAACGAAGGCGTAGCAACGTATGCAGCGGCCGTATTATTCCGTATGAGCGAGGACAAACCTCAAGAGTACAAGAAACGGCTCTCTATGGAATTAACGAATTCATTGTTACGCGAGGATACGAATTTGTGGAACAATGCTGATTTCGGCATGGGCCCAGATCTACAG CTACCTAATCTTCAGGACATGCTTGGCCCTGATCATGGCTATGATGGTATGTATGGACAAGGACCTCCTAGCGTACACAGCAGCCATGGCGGTCGTGGTTATCAACCACAAG GTTATGACCAGATACCAATAGATTCCATGCAAGGATTAGAAATAGGCGGAGGATCGACATACGGTGCAATGGACACTATGGATGTGGCGCACGAAGGTGACCTGAGTTTCGATCATTTGGAAGAGCTTCCAGCGCCGCCCCAAGATAATAACCAGGTTGCAGCTTGGTATGACACTGATCTTTGA
- the LOC124956407 gene encoding armadillo segment polarity protein isoform X3, with translation MSYQMSSNQSRPMSHGNYQGPGDLPMGSAKEQTLLWQQNSYIADSGIHSGTVTQAPSLSGKEDDEMEGDPLMFDLDQGFAQGFTQDQVDEMNQQLSHTRSQRVRAAMFPETLEEGIEIPSTQFDPAQPTAVQRLAEPSQMLKHAVVNLINYQDDADLATRAIPELIKLLNDEDQVVVSQAAMMVHQLSKKEASRHAIMNSSQMVAALVRAISNSDDLESTKAAVGTLHNLSHHRQGLLAIFKSGGIPALVKLLSSPMESVLFYAITTLHNLLLHQDGSKMAVRLAGGLQKMVALLQRNNVKFLAIVTDCLQILAYGNQESKLIILASQGPIELVRIMRSYDYEKLLWTTSRILKVLSVCPSNKPAIVEAGGMQALAMHLGNPSQRFVQNCLWTLRNLSDAGTKVDGLEGLLQSLVQVLGSTDVNVVTCAAGILSNLTCNNQRNKVTVCQVGGVDALVRTIINAGDREEITEPAVCALRHLTSRHGEAEMAQNSVRLNYGIQIIVKLLNPPSRWPLAKAVIGLIRNLALCPANHGPLRDHGAIHHLVRLLMRAYQTTQRAPATYADGVRMEEIVEGTVGALHILARESHNRVIIRSQNVIPIFVQLLFNEIENIQRVAAGVLCELAADKEGAEMIEHEGATAALTELLHSRNEGVATYAAAVLFRMSEDKPQEYKKRLSMELTNSLLREDTNLWNNADFGMGPDLQLPNLQDMLGPDHGYDGMYGQGPPSVHSSHGGRGYQPQGYDQIPIDSMQGLEIGGGSTYGAMDTMDVAHEGDLSFDHLEELPAPPQDNNQVAAWYDTDL, from the exons ATGAGTTATCAAATGTCATCTAACCAATCCAGACCAA tGTCCCACGGAAATTATCAGGGCCCGGGTGATCTACCCATGGGGTCGGCCAAAGAACAAACATTGCTGTGGCAGCAAAACTCTTACATAGCTGACTCGGGTATACATTCTGGGACAGTAACACAGGCACCGTCTCTGTCTGGTAAGGAGGATGACGAAATGGAAGGAGATCCATTGATGTTTGACTTGGATCAAGGTTTTGCTCAAGGATTTACTCAGGATCAAGTTGATG aaaTGAATCAACAATTAAGTCACACTCGATCACAGAGAGTCCGTGCTGCCATGTTTCCGGAAACATTGGAGGAAGGTATAGAAATACCTTCTACTCAATTTGATCCAGCACAGCCTACTGCAGTACAACGATTGGCAGAACCAAGTCAAATGTTGAAACATGCCGtggttaatttaataaattatcaagaCGACGCGGATCTAGCTACACGTGCAATACcagaattaattaaacttttaaacGACGAGGATCAAGTTGTGGTTTCACAGGCGGCCATGATGGTCCATCAACTCTCCAAAAAAGAGGCATCGCGTCACGCTATTATGAATAGCTCTCAAATGGTGGCTGCTTTGGTGCGTGCGATTTCTAACAGCGATGATCTAGAATCGACAAAAGCAGCTGTTGGAACGTTGCACAATTTGTCGCATCACAGGCAAGGTCTTCTAGCCATATTCAAAAGTGGTGGTATTCCTGCACTCGTAAAGCTCCTGAGTTCACCAATGGAGTCCGTGCTATTTTACGCTATTACAACGTTACACAATTTACTCCTACATCAGGATGGCTCGAAGATGGCAGTACGACTTGCTGGTGGTTTACAAAAAATGGTGGCGCTActtcaaagaaataatgtaaaatttctaGCTATAGTAACCGACTGTCTTCAAATACTTGCATATGGCAATCAAGAAAGCAAATTGATTATACTTGCTTCTCAAGGACCGATAGAATTAGTACGCATAATGCGTTCCTACGATTATGAGAAGTTATTATGGACAACGTCTAGAATTTTAAaag TGTTATCCGTATGTCCTAGTAATAAGCCAGCGATCGTGGAAGCAGGTGGTATGCAAGCTTTAGCAATGCATCTCGGGAATCCGAGTCAAAGATTCGTACAAAATTGTCTATGGACATTACGAAATTTATCGGATGCTGGTACCAAAGTCGATGGACTCGAAGGTTTACTTCAAAGTCTCGTACAAGTTCTTGGTTCTACGGATGTTAACGTTGTCACGTGCGCAGCAGGAATCTTATCCAATCTTACTTGTAATAATCAACGGAACAAA GTTACGGTATGTCAAGTTGGAGGCGTTGATGCTCTTGTACGCACAATTATTAATGCCGGGGATCGTGAAGAAATAACAGAACCAGCAGTTTGCGCTTTGCGTCACTTAACTTCACGCCATGGTGAAGCAGAAATGGCACAGAACTCGGTCCGTTTGAATTACGGAATtcaaataatagtaaaattgCTAAATCCTCCTTCACGCTGGCCACTTGCGAAAGCGGTGATTGGCCTAATACGTAATCTTGCGCTTTGTCCTGCAAATCATGGGCCACTTCGGGATCACGGAGCGATTCATCATCTGGTTAGGCTTTTGATGCGTGCTTACCAGACAACGCAACGG GCACCAGCGACGTATGCGGATGGAGTGCGTATGGAGGAAATAGTCGAAGGCACTGTTGGAGCTCTTCACATTCTTGCAAGAGAATCGCACAATAGGGTCATTATCCGATCGCAGAATGTAATTCCGATATTCGTGCAG CTGTTATTCAAtgagattgaaaatattcaacgCGTAGCAGCCGGCGTACTTTGCGAATTAGCAGCTGATAAAGAAGGTGCAGAAATGATCGAACATGAAGGTGCCACGGCTGCACTTACGGAATTACTGCACTCCAGAAACGAAGGCGTAGCAACGTATGCAGCGGCCGTATTATTCCGTATGAGCGAGGACAAACCTCAAGAGTACAAGAAACGGCTCTCTATGGAATTAACGAATTCATTGTTACGCGAGGATACGAATTTGTGGAACAATGCTGATTTCGGCATGGGCCCAGATCTACAG CTACCTAATCTTCAGGACATGCTTGGCCCTGATCATGGCTATGATGGTATGTATGGACAAGGACCTCCTAGCGTACACAGCAGCCATGGCGGTCGTGGTTATCAACCACAAG GTTATGACCAGATACCAATAGATTCCATGCAAGGATTAGAAATAGGCGGAGGATCGACATACGGTGCAATGGACACTATGGATGTGGCGCACGAAGGTGACCTGAGTTTCGATCATTTGGAAGAGCTTCCAGCGCCGCCCCAAGATAATAACCAGGTTGCAGCTTGGTATGACACTGATCTTTGA